One stretch of Ptiloglossa arizonensis isolate GNS036 chromosome 7, iyPtiAriz1_principal, whole genome shotgun sequence DNA includes these proteins:
- the Ciapin1 gene encoding cytokine induced apoptosis inhibitor 1: MTLPKENDSVLIVLDNEISNKDIIDFISAIKKPLTNGEQLKIILTKEWETRISDTSSYDMIISIFKQSCPNYKTFLEDCLKAIKPKGTLIIYESFLQNKNVDVQSVYDKRVSNLKVAGFKVKSHENLNTQQLKNDLLVVYNDIDNISEIVAEKPSFEIGSSVALNFGKEKSNVWKLDDAVDEELINEDDLLDEIDYLKPKVSNLKVCSTTGKRKACKDCTCGLAEELSGKIVQEETVKSSCGSCYLGDAFRCASCPYLGMPAFKPGEKIVIPDTQLKAE; this comes from the exons atgACTCTTCCTAAAGAAAATGACAGTGTTCTCATAGTTCTGGataatgaaatttcaaataaagaCATTATAGATTTTATTAGTGCAATAAAAAAGCCACTTACAAATGGAGagcaattgaaaattatactaaCAAAGGAATGGGAAACAC GTATTAGCGACACATCTTCGTATGACatgattatttctattttcaagcAATCATGTCCAAATTATAAAACGTTCTTAGAAGATTGTCTAAAAGCAATAAAACCAAAAGGCACACTGATTATTTATGAGTCATTTCTACAAAACAAAAATGTTGATGTACAGTCTGTGTATGATAAAAGAGTGTCAAATTTAAAAGTAGCTGGTTTCAAGGTAAAATcacatgaaaatttaaatacacaacaattgaaaaatgatttacTTGTTGTATACAATGACATAGATAACATTTCCGAAATAGTAGCAGAAAAACCATCATTTGAA atTGGTTCTAGTGTAGCACTTAACTTTGGAAAAGAGAAATCTAATGTATGGAAATTAGATGATGCAGTTGATGAAGAATTAATTAATGAAGATGATCTTTTAGATGAAATTGACTATTTAAAACCTAAAGTATCCAATTTAAAAG TGTGTAGTACAACAGGTAAACGGAAAGCATGTAAAGATTGTACATGTGGATTAGCTGAAGAATTAAGTGGCAAAATTGTACAAGAGGAAACTGTAAAATCTTCCTGTGGAAGT TGTTATCTTGGTGATGCATTTCGATGTGCCAGTTGTCCTTATCTTGGTATGCCTGCATTTAAGCCTGGTGAAAAAATAGTTATACCTGATACTCAATTAAAGGCAGAGTAG
- the Cue gene encoding low-density lipoprotein receptor repeat domain-containing protein cueball, producing the protein MTSREYIVVTLTIVLGILAINTNARSWDLAVVIGREVQFLTRNQTPPGKAQIAEAVALAGLAYDDSTRTMYFSDTSSNVSIFSNDLTDKNFTTKPLLKRQNRNHILGIAFDIKTRTLVWSDAQKEVIMKMHVPLDRPPEEPILVHNLTNRSPRGIALDACNSHIYWVNSNNTNPSVERSNLDGSERITIVKDNLYEPLAVTVDYAEEKLYWIDDAEGIGNKIERSNLDGTERELLVHFKRQQPVSLTTDHDTIYWTDWVYRAIWTMSKNSKAGERPKEFKSYYTSYHDADPFGIIARDNTGSIDCAAFAKLKRRTNYANATSVRTTAESFNNLTTSTEESELTTESSKNCLNDGQMDENDNTCHCKPGFNGRHCEINICHNYCLQGSCNINSHGLPTCKCGDTFIGQRCETDLCKNYCLHDGQCSVQNEKPICECKYSEGSRCENLSNITKVCEIFCASTELVPININTINCRCEEANETSAQMIMIEKTDEYKMLLPFFSAFTAVLILVIIVLSYYVNKLRRRPRIRKRFVVSKGGITPLTSRPQLPDNQCEITIENCCNMNICETPCFEPKLRTTIPENNSNKKEEKNSLLDNMETNSW; encoded by the exons ATGACATCCCGTGAATACATCGTCGTAACTTTAACGATAGTTCTCGGAATTCTCGCAATTAATACGAACGCTAGATCGTGGG ATTTAGCGGTAGTGATTGGACGTGAAGTTCAATTTTTAACGCGAAATCAAACACCACCCGGTAAGGCCCAAATCGCAGAGGCCGTTGCTTTGGCAGGACTGGCCTACGATGATAGTACTCGCACGATGTATTTCAGTGACACGTCTAGTAACGTTTCTATATTCAGTAACGACCTGACGGATAAGAATTTTACGACGAAACCATTACTTAAAA GACAAAACAGAAACCACATCCTAGGGATCGCTTTCGACATCAAGACGCGAACCCTCGTCTGGAGCGACGCTCAGAAAGAAGTAATAAtgaaaatgcacgtgccgttggaCAGGCCGCCGGAAGAACCCATCCTTGTCCACAATCTAACGAACAGGAGCCCGCGCGGCATTGCTCTGGACGCATGTAACAG TCACATATACTGGGTAAATAGTAATAATACGAATCCAAGCGTAGAGCGTTCGAATTTAGACGgaagcgaacgaattaccattgTTAAAGACAATCTGTACGAGCCGCTAGCAGTGACCGTAGATTATGCCGAGGAAAAGCTCTACTGGATCGACGACGCTGAGGGTATTGGCAACAAAATCGAACGCAGCAATCTCGACGGTACTGAACGTGAACTTTTAGTTCACTTTAAACGCCAGCAACCAGTTTCTCTGACCACAGACCATGACACGATATACTGGACTGATTGGGTGTACAGAGCTATCTGGACAatgtcgaaaaattcgaaagccGGCGAACGGCCAAAAGAATTCAAATCTTATTACACGTCGTACCATGACGCTGATCCATTCGGGATCATAGCCCGTGATAACACAGGAAGTATCGATTGCGCGGCATTCGCGAaattaaaacgaagaacgaattacGCGAATGCGACATCCGTAAGAACGACGGCCGAGTCGTTCAACAATTTAACCACTAGCACGGAAGAGTCGGAATTGACCACCGAGAGTTCAAAAAACTGTCTCAATGACGGACAAATGGACGAAAATGATAACACGTGCCACTGTAAGCCAGG GTTCAATGGCAGACATTGTGAGATTAATATTTGTCACAATTACTGCCTTCAAGGTAGCTGTAATATAAATAGTCATGGATTACCCACGTGTAAATGCGGCGATACATTTATTGGACAACGATGTGAAACAGACCTATGCAAAAATTACTGCTTGCACGATGGTCAATGCTCCGTCCAAAATGAAAAGCCAATTTGTGAATGTAAATATTCAGAGGGGTCTCGATGTGAAAATTTAAGTAATATTACTAAAGTTTGCGAGATCTTTTGTGCAAGTACTGAGCTAGTCCCTATCAACATCAATACAATTAACTGCAG ATGTGAGGAAGCCAATGAAACAAGTGCACAAATGATCATGATTGAAAAAACTGATGAGTACAAAATGCTGCTGCCATTTTTTAGTGCATTTACTGCTGTACTTATTCTTGTAATCATCGTACTTAGTTACTATGTGAATAAATTACGAAGACGACCACGTATTAGAAAGCGTTTTGTTGTCAGTAAAGGTGGTATAACACCACTCACTTCTAGGCCACAATTACCGGACAATCAGTGTGAAATAACCATAGAGAACTgctgcaacatgaatatctgtGAAACT CCATGTTTCGAACCAAAATTACGTACTACAATCCCGGAAAATAACAGTAataagaaagaagagaagaattCTTTACTTGATAACATGGAAACAAATTCATGGTAG